A stretch of Pirellulales bacterium DNA encodes these proteins:
- a CDS encoding SpoIIE family protein phosphatase, whose protein sequence is MATLKIVQGPEVGKSFTLPPTGTAVVGRSPECDVVLDVAAVSRKHASIEVGPQQIWLQDHGSRNGTYVNGQRVVDRVELRDGDHVLICDVLFEFRIIEGPTLLGGGGPQTSSLLTPLAELDDDEGPGADIVATLDVSRGVSNAWQSARPETQLAAIIEISHNLGQTLDEREILPKILDSLFKIFVQADRGFVIKRPAPEARLAAVAAKARRGGDDQEMRFSRTIVQTAMNEKKAILSADAASDARFNMAQSIADFQIRSLICAPLIDNNGDALGVIQIDTSDQRSRFTEQDLRVLAAVASQAAIAMDNARMHESIMRQKALERDLELAREMQRTLLPSKAPNVPGYHFFQHYESAYQVGGDYYDYIALPGERFAAVVGDVAGKGVSAAIIMAKLSSDVRFWLAREDDPALAMKQINAAFAAYGWDDRFVTMIVAVIDPKNNELTLVNAGHMPPLLRHASGAVEEIGGDEAGLPIGVVDDFDFEPYRRPLAPGDFLTLFTDGFSEAMNRDRELFGLERLAELAGNNEVPSDSLGPYILEEVRKFAGTFPQSDDMCLVCFGRE, encoded by the coding sequence ATGGCCACGCTCAAGATCGTTCAAGGCCCCGAGGTCGGCAAATCGTTCACGCTGCCGCCGACCGGGACGGCCGTCGTCGGCCGCAGTCCCGAGTGCGACGTCGTGCTCGACGTGGCCGCGGTCAGCCGCAAGCACGCCTCGATCGAGGTCGGCCCGCAGCAGATCTGGCTGCAGGACCACGGCAGCCGCAACGGGACCTACGTCAACGGCCAGCGGGTCGTCGACCGGGTCGAGTTGCGCGACGGCGACCACGTCCTGATTTGCGACGTGCTGTTCGAGTTTCGCATCATCGAGGGCCCGACGCTGCTGGGGGGCGGGGGGCCGCAAACCTCGTCGTTGCTGACGCCGCTGGCCGAGTTGGACGACGACGAAGGCCCCGGGGCCGACATCGTGGCGACGCTCGACGTGTCGCGGGGCGTGTCGAACGCGTGGCAATCGGCGCGGCCGGAGACGCAGCTCGCGGCGATTATCGAGATCTCGCACAACCTGGGGCAAACGCTCGACGAACGCGAGATCCTGCCCAAGATTCTCGACAGCCTGTTCAAGATCTTCGTCCAGGCGGACCGCGGGTTCGTCATCAAACGGCCGGCTCCCGAGGCGCGGCTGGCGGCGGTCGCGGCCAAGGCGCGCCGCGGCGGGGACGACCAGGAGATGCGGTTCAGTCGCACGATCGTCCAAACGGCGATGAACGAGAAGAAGGCGATCCTGTCGGCCGACGCCGCGAGCGATGCGCGGTTCAACATGGCGCAGAGCATCGCGGACTTTCAAATCCGGTCGCTGATCTGTGCGCCGCTTATCGACAACAACGGCGATGCGCTGGGAGTGATCCAGATCGACACGAGCGATCAGCGCAGCCGGTTCACCGAGCAAGACCTGCGCGTGCTGGCCGCCGTGGCGAGCCAGGCGGCAATCGCCATGGACAACGCCCGGATGCACGAAAGCATCATGCGGCAAAAGGCCCTGGAGCGCGATCTGGAACTGGCTCGCGAGATGCAGCGGACGCTGTTGCCTTCCAAGGCGCCGAACGTGCCGGGGTACCACTTCTTCCAGCACTACGAATCGGCGTATCAGGTCGGCGGCGACTACTACGACTACATCGCCCTGCCGGGCGAGCGGTTCGCGGCGGTCGTGGGGGACGTGGCGGGCAAAGGGGTCTCGGCCGCGATCATCATGGCCAAGCTGTCGAGCGACGTGCGGTTCTGGCTGGCGCGGGAGGACGACCCGGCGCTCGCCATGAAGCAAATCAACGCCGCGTTCGCCGCCTACGGCTGGGACGACCGGTTCGTCACGATGATCGTCGCGGTCATCGACCCCAAGAACAACGAGTTGACGCTGGTGAACGCGGGGCACATGCCGCCGCTGTTGCGACACGCCAGCGGCGCGGTCGAGGAGATCGGCGGGGACGAAGCCGGACTGCCCATCGGCGTGGTCGACGATTTCGACTTCGAGCCGTATCGCCGCCCGCTCGCCCCGGGCGATTTCCTGACGCTGTTCACCGACGGCTTCAGCGAGGCGATGAACCGCGATCGCGAACTGTTCGGCCTGGAACGGCTCGCCGAACTGGCGGGCAACAACGAGGTGCCGAGCGACTCGCTCGGGCCGTATATCTTGGAAGAGGTCCGCAAGTTCGCCGGCACCTTCCCGCAAAGCGACGACATGTGTCTGGTGTGCTTCGGGCGGGAGTGA
- a CDS encoding SDR family NAD(P)-dependent oxidoreductase, which translates to MARNSWAGKACLVTGASAGLGRHVAAELARQGARLALCARKVEPLEAAVAEIRAAGAHAVPCPADVTWQEDVDRLAATVASEFGGLDLVVHCAGRSTRGSLADTTPEDMQQLFDVNCLSAVRLVRAFAPTLVDRRGSLVLVGSLASKTALPYLGGYPASKHALAAVAQQLRLELGPRGLHTLLVCPGPIARDDASPRYADKTAGLPQSATKPGGGAKLKAIDPAWLAVCILAACERRQAELVVPAKARLLFALAALSPKLGDWLLRKNS; encoded by the coding sequence ATGGCACGCAATTCTTGGGCCGGCAAAGCGTGCCTCGTCACCGGCGCCTCGGCCGGCTTGGGGCGCCACGTCGCCGCGGAACTCGCGCGACAGGGGGCGCGCCTCGCGTTGTGCGCGCGCAAGGTCGAACCGCTCGAAGCCGCGGTCGCCGAGATCCGCGCCGCCGGCGCCCACGCCGTCCCCTGCCCCGCCGACGTCACATGGCAGGAGGACGTCGACCGACTCGCCGCGACCGTCGCCAGCGAGTTCGGAGGACTCGACCTCGTGGTCCACTGCGCCGGCCGCTCGACCCGCGGCAGCTTGGCCGACACGACCCCCGAAGACATGCAGCAACTGTTCGACGTGAACTGCCTGAGCGCCGTCCGTTTGGTCCGCGCGTTCGCCCCGACGCTCGTCGACCGCCGCGGCAGCCTCGTCCTCGTCGGCTCCTTGGCCAGCAAGACCGCGCTCCCCTACCTCGGCGGCTACCCGGCGAGCAAACACGCGCTGGCCGCGGTCGCCCAGCAGTTGCGGCTGGAACTCGGGCCCCGGGGGCTCCACACGCTGCTCGTCTGCCCGGGACCGATCGCCCGCGACGACGCGTCGCCGCGCTACGCCGACAAAACGGCCGGCCTGCCGCAGTCGGCGACCAAACCGGGCGGCGGGGCGAAGCTCAAAGCGATCGACCCGGCCTGGCTTGCCGTGTGCATCCTCGCGGCGTGCGAACGCCGTCAAGCGGAACTCGTCGTCCCGGCGAAGGCCCGCCTGCTGTTCGCCCTCGCTGCGCTCAGCCCCAAACTCGGCGACTGGCTGCTGCGGAAGAACTCGTAG
- a CDS encoding response regulator — MRHAAVAILLAWPSGHAAVAVEPFQPAYVDPLSEPWRVRVFPELSGLGANCVSEAADGTMWFGAVGGVWSYDGFDWVHHSEPDCPNQGDSVCAGPGGEVLVAIGSFVYQFKNKQWTPLFPPHPDRIDLTFRKLVTAKDGTVWAATSSGALRYADSTWTLYTTGEIAARLAANQLKSVRVEIIPEKVVQAPRTSTLPAERHDFEEVCIDPRGRVWLGTAGGEVLCFDRSSGTWSLFNETDGLTVGRRPAILGLSDGSTWVAYGIDSDGLNIYDGESWRIESLEGFGAPARFGSPIEAKDGTVWLSGHYRIGVYRDGQWTTYAKPEHPVPYALNFLLQSSDGALWIGGSNTEIVRIDYQTSRWLTIEDLNFGWESPAGEQWFLHRNGRVVVNRDDDWTSYGPEDGVINAPTALMGTRSGEVWVAGSHDSTAATARFDGTAWTRFVHDELSWGVDPRGVLEASDGSLWFSAAVDSSAHEKYCHGILQFKNGVWIHHHQAERTPTTGVTELLPKIPQLPAKLNLLGESRDGRIWAGRNLLIARGPDGWVRIPPTEPETGAIFSMLSTSRGDLWIGSQQHGVLSYDGTTWTNHQGERGLSANSVFSLAETEDGAIWAATDRGFSRFDGDLWTPTSLPAQLTLTTDGGGLKASGAGSVWINRCSREWSLRAWPLWAEEMKAATIEYQTTRRRFHGPAPRTAIVAGDKTVQHPGNLSVLWTGAAAWSDGQGSQMQYSYRLDDQPWSPFTPDRGTSFFSLPAGAHRLEVQARDKDFNVDPTPAILEFVVTPPVWRQSWFMGMIVTFAGLIAAQSYRVVRERGRLRRANTVLGTEIVERIRTQEEIRAANERYAEQEAALTSLTQAYALHRPEATELIRDAVEIVARTLRTRLASVWVYGSDQRTLACRERFDQTADAQATGTTLAADDCPGFFAQIATGALFSVAAAAEDERTRGFAAALFGDSGKGAILAVPIHVSGSVAGVLCAEHVGSARQWTTDEETFAIAAANMISLLFAEEARGQVEERLRQSQKMEAIGQLAGGVAHDFNNILAAVIMQLEVLRMRKENPAEVLEGLQEIQSSAERAADLTRQLLLFGSKQMLRPQKLDLNESVRQIVRMLERLIGEDVALRLQLHPEPLPVKADAGMVDQVLVNLAVNARDAMPAGGELTIETIEATIGAPLPGYQPEVAPGRYAGVVVRDAGVGIPPEILPRILDPFFTTKEPGKGTGLGLATVFGIVKHHNGCLNVQSEVGAGTTITILLPYAADAQGSERVSSQSGAAPRGRRETILLVEDEGAVRRLAQTILEQGGYRVLATASGVEALELWRTNSEPIALLLTDLVMPGGVNGLEVARRLREDDPGIKVLYMTGYSPDAAGKELRLGDLENVIAKPFTQDAILRKIRECLEG, encoded by the coding sequence ATGCGGCATGCAGCGGTTGCGATTCTCCTTGCTTGGCCGAGCGGACATGCCGCCGTCGCGGTCGAGCCCTTTCAGCCCGCGTACGTCGACCCGCTGAGCGAGCCGTGGCGGGTGCGCGTCTTTCCGGAACTGAGCGGTCTCGGGGCGAATTGCGTCTCGGAGGCCGCAGACGGAACCATGTGGTTCGGCGCCGTCGGGGGCGTCTGGAGCTACGACGGTTTCGATTGGGTTCATCACAGTGAACCGGACTGCCCCAATCAGGGCGACTCGGTCTGCGCCGGCCCCGGCGGAGAGGTGCTCGTCGCGATTGGCTCCTTCGTCTATCAATTCAAGAATAAACAGTGGACGCCGCTGTTTCCTCCCCATCCCGATCGGATCGACCTGACGTTCCGAAAGCTCGTCACGGCAAAGGACGGGACCGTTTGGGCGGCGACGTCGTCGGGGGCGCTGCGCTACGCCGACTCGACCTGGACCCTCTACACGACCGGCGAGATTGCCGCCCGCTTAGCGGCGAACCAACTCAAGTCGGTTCGCGTCGAGATCATTCCCGAAAAGGTCGTCCAAGCGCCGCGAACCAGCACGCTGCCGGCGGAGCGGCACGACTTCGAGGAAGTCTGCATCGATCCGCGCGGGCGCGTGTGGCTGGGAACCGCCGGTGGCGAGGTGTTGTGCTTCGACCGGTCCTCAGGAACGTGGTCGCTGTTCAACGAGACTGACGGACTGACCGTCGGGCGGCGGCCGGCGATTCTGGGGCTAAGCGACGGATCGACATGGGTCGCGTACGGGATCGATTCGGATGGCCTCAACATCTACGACGGCGAGTCGTGGCGAATCGAGTCGTTGGAGGGGTTCGGCGCCCCTGCGCGTTTCGGAAGTCCGATCGAAGCGAAGGACGGCACGGTCTGGCTGTCAGGGCACTACCGGATCGGAGTCTATCGCGACGGGCAGTGGACGACTTATGCGAAACCCGAGCATCCCGTTCCCTACGCGCTCAACTTCCTGCTGCAGTCGTCCGACGGGGCGCTGTGGATTGGCGGCTCGAACACCGAGATCGTTCGCATCGATTACCAGACGTCGCGATGGCTGACGATCGAGGACCTGAATTTCGGGTGGGAAAGTCCCGCGGGCGAGCAGTGGTTTCTCCATCGCAACGGACGAGTCGTCGTCAATCGCGACGACGACTGGACAAGCTACGGGCCCGAGGACGGCGTGATCAATGCGCCGACGGCCCTCATGGGAACACGGTCCGGCGAGGTTTGGGTCGCCGGAAGCCACGACTCGACGGCAGCGACGGCGCGGTTCGACGGAACCGCCTGGACGCGATTCGTTCACGACGAACTGTCCTGGGGCGTCGACCCGCGGGGGGTGCTTGAGGCGTCCGACGGCTCGCTCTGGTTCTCCGCGGCGGTCGACTCGAGCGCACACGAAAAATACTGCCACGGCATCCTGCAGTTCAAGAACGGCGTCTGGATCCACCATCACCAGGCGGAGCGGACGCCGACGACTGGCGTCACGGAGTTGTTGCCCAAGATCCCGCAACTTCCGGCCAAATTGAATCTGCTGGGGGAATCCCGGGACGGACGGATCTGGGCCGGCCGCAATCTGCTGATCGCCCGGGGGCCCGACGGGTGGGTTCGCATCCCGCCGACCGAGCCTGAAACGGGAGCGATTTTTTCAATGCTGTCCACGAGCCGGGGCGACCTGTGGATCGGGTCGCAACAGCACGGCGTACTGAGCTACGACGGAACGACCTGGACGAATCACCAAGGGGAACGCGGGTTGTCGGCCAACTCGGTGTTCAGTCTTGCCGAAACGGAGGACGGAGCGATCTGGGCGGCGACCGATCGGGGCTTCAGTCGCTTCGACGGCGATCTGTGGACCCCGACGTCGCTGCCGGCGCAGTTGACGCTTACCACGGACGGCGGCGGGCTGAAGGCGTCGGGCGCGGGGAGCGTCTGGATCAACCGCTGCAGCCGGGAGTGGAGTCTTCGCGCCTGGCCTCTGTGGGCCGAAGAAATGAAGGCGGCGACGATCGAGTATCAAACCACGCGTCGCCGCTTCCACGGGCCGGCTCCTCGGACGGCAATCGTCGCGGGGGACAAGACCGTGCAGCACCCGGGCAATCTCTCGGTCCTGTGGACAGGCGCGGCGGCGTGGAGCGACGGGCAAGGATCTCAAATGCAGTACTCCTACCGCCTCGACGATCAACCGTGGTCCCCCTTTACGCCCGACCGGGGGACCTCGTTCTTCTCGCTGCCGGCGGGGGCGCACCGTCTGGAGGTCCAGGCGCGCGACAAAGACTTCAACGTCGATCCCACGCCCGCGATCCTCGAGTTCGTCGTGACGCCGCCGGTGTGGCGGCAAAGCTGGTTCATGGGGATGATCGTGACGTTCGCCGGGCTCATCGCGGCTCAGAGCTATCGCGTGGTGCGCGAGCGCGGTCGGCTCCGACGGGCCAACACCGTGCTGGGCACGGAGATCGTTGAGCGCATCCGCACGCAGGAGGAGATCCGCGCCGCGAACGAACGCTACGCCGAGCAGGAGGCGGCGTTGACGTCGTTGACGCAAGCGTATGCGCTCCACCGGCCCGAGGCGACGGAGCTGATCCGTGACGCGGTCGAGATCGTCGCCCGAACCTTGCGGACAAGACTCGCCAGCGTGTGGGTCTACGGTTCGGACCAGCGGACTCTTGCGTGCCGCGAACGGTTCGATCAGACCGCCGACGCGCAAGCGACCGGAACGACGCTCGCGGCGGACGACTGCCCCGGCTTCTTCGCCCAGATCGCGACCGGCGCGTTGTTCAGCGTCGCGGCCGCCGCGGAGGACGAGCGGACGCGGGGGTTCGCCGCGGCACTGTTCGGCGACTCGGGCAAGGGGGCGATCCTGGCCGTGCCGATCCACGTGTCGGGGAGCGTCGCCGGCGTGCTGTGCGCCGAACACGTCGGATCGGCGCGGCAGTGGACGACCGACGAAGAAACGTTCGCGATCGCCGCGGCGAATATGATCTCGCTGTTGTTCGCCGAGGAGGCTCGCGGACAGGTCGAGGAGCGGCTCCGACAGTCGCAAAAGATGGAGGCCATCGGTCAGTTGGCGGGGGGAGTCGCTCACGACTTCAACAACATCCTGGCGGCCGTCATCATGCAGCTCGAAGTTCTGCGGATGCGCAAAGAAAATCCGGCTGAGGTGCTGGAAGGGTTGCAGGAAATCCAAAGCTCGGCCGAACGCGCAGCGGACCTGACCCGGCAACTGCTGCTGTTCGGAAGCAAACAGATGTTGAGGCCGCAAAAGTTGGACCTCAACGAATCGGTGCGGCAGATCGTGCGAATGCTTGAGCGACTCATCGGGGAGGACGTTGCGCTGCGGTTGCAACTCCACCCGGAGCCGTTGCCGGTGAAGGCCGACGCCGGCATGGTCGACCAAGTGCTCGTCAATCTGGCCGTCAACGCACGCGACGCCATGCCTGCGGGAGGAGAACTGACGATCGAGACGATCGAGGCGACGATCGGCGCCCCGCTCCCCGGTTATCAACCCGAAGTCGCCCCGGGACGATACGCGGGCGTCGTCGTCCGCGACGCGGGCGTCGGGATCCCCCCGGAGATCTTGCCCCGCATCCTCGACCCGTTCTTCACGACCAAGGAACCGGGCAAGGGGACGGGGCTCGGGCTCGCCACGGTGTTCGGCATCGTGAAGCACCATAACGGCTGTCTCAACGTGCAGAGCGAAGTCGGCGCGGGAACCACGATCACGATTCTGCTTCCCTACGCCGCCGACGCGCAAGGGAGCGAACGCGTCTCGTCGCAATCCGGCGCTGCGCCGCGCGGCCGGCGCGAGACCATATTGCTGGTCGAAGACGAAGGGGCCGTCCGGCGGCTCGCTCAGACGATTTTGGAGCAAGGCGGGTATCGCGTGCTCGCGACCGCCAGCGGCGTCGAAGCCCTCGAACTGTGGCGGACCAACTCCGAACCGATTGCCCTGTTGCTGACGGACCTAGTCATGCCGGGCGGGGTGAACGGGCTGGAAGTCGCGCGGCGGCTCCGCGAGGACGACCCCGGGATCAAGGTCCTGTATATGACCGGTTACAGCCCGGACGCCGCCGGCAAGGAATTGCGCCTCGGCGATCTGGAGAACGTGATCGCCAAGCCCTTCACCCAGGATGCGATCCTGCGCAAGATTCGGGAGTGTCTCGAGGGCTGA
- a CDS encoding response regulator, with protein MSSPVVYVVDDDDDCRRALGSLLTAIGVAVRTFSSPGEFLEQLPHDSWGCLITDLRMPRTSGVDLIRRLRAIDSELPVILISGVFHGKDAAEAEELGAVAVLSKPFGAAQLKESLDRAFQMLEQRRAASH; from the coding sequence ATGTCGAGCCCAGTGGTCTACGTGGTGGATGACGACGACGATTGCCGCAGGGCGCTCGGGTCGTTGCTGACGGCGATTGGGGTTGCGGTGCGCACTTTCTCAAGTCCCGGCGAGTTCCTAGAGCAGTTGCCGCACGATTCATGGGGCTGCCTGATTACGGACTTGCGGATGCCGCGCACCAGCGGGGTGGATTTGATTCGACGACTGCGGGCGATCGATTCCGAATTGCCCGTGATCCTTATCTCCGGCGTGTTTCACGGCAAGGATGCGGCCGAGGCCGAGGAACTGGGGGCGGTCGCGGTGCTGTCCAAGCCCTTCGGCGCGGCCCAGTTGAAGGAATCGCTCGATCGCGCGTTTCAGATGCTCGAGCAACGGCGGGCGGCGTCGCACTAG
- the pyk gene encoding pyruvate kinase, with amino-acid sequence MDAFPLSQDHVRWARTKIVATVGPASSEPEQLAELIRAGADVFRVNMAHGGPDKQQGYVDRIRQVSRDLNVPVAILVDLAGPKFRLGEIPGESVFCRRGEEFFFVAGESQAPNELTSGYEPLLRELSPGDVVMLADGTVSMRVETVKPERVSMRVLNQGTVRSRQGINLPGVKLSAPAISVEDHQHALWAAKAGADFVSLSFVRSPDEVRTLKDIVRSTGSKAGVIAKIEKQEALQRLSEIVREADGIMVARGDLGVEIDVARMPIEQKRVIKTCQEFHKPVIIATQMLDSMHDSPRPTRAEATDVANAILDGADACMLSGETAIGKYPREAVDMMNRIALATEETMRGRPLRKLVEADDGLHTITRGVVRGAGTIAQVVGAKLVVVASHSGRTALALSQQRSFAPTIGVSTVESTLRKMCLYWGVTPLRGAPATNVEQLIRHMDVWAAGAGLTKPGDSIVIVGGSHLTAGPADEELAAGVHDIVIVHEVEAMSD; translated from the coding sequence ATGGACGCCTTTCCCTTGTCGCAGGATCACGTTCGGTGGGCCCGGACGAAAATCGTCGCCACGGTCGGGCCCGCTTCGAGCGAGCCGGAGCAACTGGCCGAGTTGATTCGCGCCGGGGCCGACGTGTTTCGCGTCAACATGGCCCACGGCGGCCCTGACAAGCAGCAGGGTTACGTCGACCGTATCCGCCAGGTGAGCCGCGATCTGAACGTGCCGGTGGCGATCCTGGTCGATCTGGCCGGGCCGAAGTTTCGGCTGGGAGAGATCCCGGGGGAGAGCGTCTTCTGCCGGCGGGGGGAAGAATTCTTTTTCGTCGCCGGCGAGTCGCAAGCCCCCAACGAGCTCACCTCGGGCTATGAACCGCTGCTGCGCGAGTTGTCGCCCGGCGACGTCGTGATGCTGGCCGACGGGACGGTGAGCATGCGGGTCGAGACGGTCAAGCCCGAGCGGGTGTCGATGCGGGTGCTCAACCAGGGGACGGTCCGCAGTCGGCAGGGGATCAACCTGCCGGGGGTCAAACTGAGCGCCCCGGCGATCAGCGTCGAGGACCACCAACACGCGTTGTGGGCGGCCAAGGCGGGGGCGGACTTCGTGTCGCTCAGCTTCGTCCGCTCGCCGGACGAGGTGCGGACGCTCAAGGACATCGTCCGCTCGACCGGGTCGAAGGCGGGAGTCATCGCCAAGATTGAAAAGCAGGAAGCCCTGCAGCGGCTGTCGGAGATCGTGCGCGAGGCGGACGGCATCATGGTGGCCCGCGGCGATTTGGGGGTCGAGATCGACGTCGCGAGGATGCCGATCGAGCAGAAGCGGGTCATCAAGACCTGCCAGGAGTTCCACAAGCCGGTGATCATCGCCACGCAGATGCTGGACAGCATGCACGACTCGCCGCGGCCGACCCGGGCCGAGGCGACCGACGTGGCCAACGCGATTCTCGACGGCGCCGACGCCTGCATGCTGTCGGGCGAGACGGCGATCGGCAAGTATCCGCGCGAAGCGGTCGACATGATGAACCGGATCGCCCTGGCGACCGAGGAGACCATGAGGGGCCGCCCGCTTCGCAAGCTGGTCGAGGCGGACGACGGGCTCCACACGATCACGCGCGGCGTGGTGCGCGGGGCGGGGACGATCGCCCAGGTCGTGGGGGCCAAGCTGGTGGTGGTGGCCAGCCACTCGGGCCGCACGGCTTTGGCCCTGTCGCAACAGCGGAGCTTCGCCCCGACGATCGGAGTGAGCACGGTCGAATCGACGCTGCGGAAGATGTGCCTGTACTGGGGCGTGACCCCGCTGCGCGGGGCGCCGGCCACGAACGTCGAGCAACTGATCCGTCACATGGACGTGTGGGCCGCGGGCGCCGGGCTGACCAAGCCGGGCGACTCGATCGTGATCGTCGGCGGATCGCACCTGACCGCCGGCCCCGCCGACGAAGAACTGGCCGCGGGGGTGCACGACATTGTGATCGTGCATGAGGTCGAGGCGATGTCGGACTGA